CGCTCTTTCTCCTGTGCTGGGCAAGACCTGCACTTTGCCGTTGAAGTCGAGGCTCTCGATACACCGGCTTGATTCGAGCGATAGGGAATGCAGTAACCCGGAGGTAGAAATCTTTTTTGGCTAAATGCGAGAGGCAGCGAATATGAATCGCAACCAAGACGACCCCGTAATGTTGAATCCACTCAACGGAGCTAGCTCAGACTCCATCGAAAGGAGTCGCCCCCCGTGGGGAGATTTCTATCGTGATTCTTACCCTTCGACCAACGTCTTAGATGTTTCTTTCGAAGACAGCAAGTCCTTGATTGACTACCTCCGCACCATCCTCTACCGGAAGTGGACCGTGGCCGGGGTATTCGTGTTGGTTCTCTCGCTGGCCGCTGCATATGCGTACACCCGTGTGCCGGTATATAGAGCCGAAGCAACCATCGAGGTGGAGAAAGTATACCCCGCTTCTTCAAATATGACGGACCTGTTTGCCTTTTTCGGCCAATTCGACCTGTTCTATCAGACTCAAATGGAATCCATGAAGAGCAGGTCTGTGGCCGAGTCATTCCTTAAACGTTTCGAAGCCTCAAAGCCGGCGACCTCCGCAGAGGACAAAGGTAGTTCGGCAGACACTCCTCGACCCGACGGCACTCAACAGGTCCCGGGCGCGAATGAGAATGCCGAGGTAAAGAAAGCGGGAAGCTTAAGCTCAGTGTTGTCGAGGATTTCCGTGAATCCCGTCAAAGGCACCCAGATGATACAGGTGACCCTGGACGCGAATGATCCGGGGCTTGCGCAGCGGATGTTGCAGGTCTATCTCGCGGCATTTATCGAAGAAACCCAGAGAAAACGCAGTGATTTGACGGACAAGGTCAGGGGGTGGCTGAGAAACGAGTTGTCAGAGGCTGAGAAACAGCTCAGGAAATCCGAAGCGGACCTGATGGCCTTTACTGCTAAGCACGACATAGTTCCGTCCGAAAGGGTCCCTAACCAGGTCCTCGGCTTCTTCGGAAAAGCCACAGAGAACCTGGTGGAGTCCAAGGCTACCAGGCTAAGCCTGGAGGCCATGGATAATGCCAAAGAGAAGGTCTTGCCGTCCCAGGTAAACAACGAGTACCTTCAGAGTCTGAGGTCGCAGCTTGCGCAACTCCGTTCCGAATACACAGGAATGGCAGCTATTTACCACCCCGATTACTTCAAATTGGCTTTGCTGAGAAATAAGATCCAGAATATGGAAAAAGCCATCGAAGAGGTCGAAAAAAATTCGCTCTCTTCGGCCTTGTCGCAAGCCAAACAAAAAGAAACCATGTCGGAGCAGGCCTATGACAAGCTGAAACAAGACGCATTACAAGCCAGCTCCGTTTCGGTCCAGTACGAAATCCTCAAGAAGATCGTCGAAGCAAATGGCCAGATGTATGTAATGCTCCTGCAAAGGGCAAAGCAGGCTGAGCTGGACCACGGCACCTTGGGGCACAACATTGTGATCAGCAGCGCTCCGACACTACCCCTTTCGCCGATACTCCCCAATAAGAGCAAGATACTCCTAATGGGAGCGATTTTAGGGTTGCTGGGGGGCGTTGGGCTGGCCCTGGCCCTTGCACAAATCGACCGCACAGTCCAGACGCCCGAGGAAATCAGAAAGCATCTGAACCTGCCAATACTGGGAGCTGTACCCAGAATAGCGCCCCAAAGTGAAGAATTTGAAGAAATGGAGCCCGGAGACCGTCATGAGTTCCTGGCCTATCGAAATCCTTCTTCCCCGTTCACCGACGCGGTGAGAATAGTTCAGAATACAGCCTCCGCGTTCATGCCCGGTGATGCCTCGTGCAGCGTATGCATTTCGAGCGCGCTGCCTCTTGAAGGCAAAACGCTGCTTTCGATCGTGATGGGAACCGTTATAGCCTCAGAGCACAAAAACGTGCTCGTCATAGATGGAGATCTGCGAAGGCCCCGCATCCACAGCGTATTCAACGTGAGAGGTGGCGAGACGGGCCTTAGCGACCTGATAACCGGCAAGTGTACGGAGTTGAAGGAAGCTGTTCGCCAGTCCCACGTGCCGGGCATGTACTACATGACGTCAGGTACGATTCCGGAAAATCCTGTGGCTTTGCTCAAGACTATGAGAATGCAGCAAATTCTGGAAGCCTGCAAGAAGGT
This region of Desulfomonile tiedjei genomic DNA includes:
- a CDS encoding polysaccharide biosynthesis tyrosine autokinase, with amino-acid sequence MNRNQDDPVMLNPLNGASSDSIERSRPPWGDFYRDSYPSTNVLDVSFEDSKSLIDYLRTILYRKWTVAGVFVLVLSLAAAYAYTRVPVYRAEATIEVEKVYPASSNMTDLFAFFGQFDLFYQTQMESMKSRSVAESFLKRFEASKPATSAEDKGSSADTPRPDGTQQVPGANENAEVKKAGSLSSVLSRISVNPVKGTQMIQVTLDANDPGLAQRMLQVYLAAFIEETQRKRSDLTDKVRGWLRNELSEAEKQLRKSEADLMAFTAKHDIVPSERVPNQVLGFFGKATENLVESKATRLSLEAMDNAKEKVLPSQVNNEYLQSLRSQLAQLRSEYTGMAAIYHPDYFKLALLRNKIQNMEKAIEEVEKNSLSSALSQAKQKETMSEQAYDKLKQDALQASSVSVQYEILKKIVEANGQMYVMLLQRAKQAELDHGTLGHNIVISSAPTLPLSPILPNKSKILLMGAILGLLGGVGLALALAQIDRTVQTPEEIRKHLNLPILGAVPRIAPQSEEFEEMEPGDRHEFLAYRNPSSPFTDAVRIVQNTASAFMPGDASCSVCISSALPLEGKTLLSIVMGTVIASEHKNVLVIDGDLRRPRIHSVFNVRGGETGLSDLITGKCTELKEAVRQSHVPGMYYMTSGTIPENPVALLKTMRMQQILEACKKVFDVVVLDAPPVLGLVDARILSSYCDGLILVTKAGHTSIEMLRQAKEAVFQGQGRLLGIVLNMTERKHHGYYYYNHKYHYHRKTA